The following proteins are encoded in a genomic region of Grus americana isolate bGruAme1 chromosome 5, bGruAme1.mat, whole genome shotgun sequence:
- the PLCB2 gene encoding 1-phosphatidylinositol 4,5-bisphosphate phosphodiesterase beta-2 isoform X7, whose product MSMLTPVLQPPEVKEYLSKGERFIKWDDETASASPVILRVDPKGFYLYWTYQNKEMEILDITNIRDTRVGRFAKIPKCQKLREVFNLDYPHSTFLLKTLTIVSGPDMVDLTFHNFVSYKENVGKSWAEDIMAIVRNPLTYNASRYTFLEKILVKLKMQLNAEGKIPVRNIFQMFPADRKRVEAALSACHLPKGKNDAINPEDFPETVYKTFLMNLCPRPEIDEIFTSHHLKAKPYMTKEHLAKFINKKQRDSRLNDILFPPAKPEQVQSLIEKYEPSGINIQRGQLSPEGMVWFLCGPENNVIALDKLVLYQDMTQPLSHYFINSSHNTYLTAGQFSGISSPEMYRQTLLAGCRCVELDCWKGRPPDEEPIITHGFTMTTEILFKDAIEAIAESAFKTSLYPVILSFENHVDSPKQQAKMAEYCRTIFGDMLLTEPLEKYPLKPGAPLPSPKDLLGKILIKNKKKQSISGKRQNSLKKGRNVEPEIIEQPVPMDAEDTVSRLSPLGLREPMVEHWIFSPCHGRST is encoded by the exons gaaACAGCAAGTGCTTCTCCTGTGATTCTTCGAGTGGATCCGAAGGGCTTTTACTTATACTGGACCTATCAGAATAAA GAAATGGAAATTTTGGATATAACCAACATCCGAGATACCAGAGTGGGGCGATTTGCCAAAATCCCCAAG tGCCAGAAGCTCCGAGAGGTTTTTAATTTGGATTACCCTCACAGCACCTTCCTCCTTAAGACTCTCACTATTGTATCTGGCCCTGACATGGTGGACCTCACTTTCCATAACTTTGTGTCCTACAAGGAGAATGTCGGCAAG AGCTGGGCTGAGGATATTATGGCCATTGTTCGGAATCCCCTCACGTACAACGCTTCTCGATACACCTTCCTAGAGAAAAT CCTGGTGAAGCTGAAGATGCAGCTTAATGCAGAGGGAAAGATTCCTGTCAGGAA tatttttcagatgtttcctGCAGACAGGAAGAGAGTGGAAGCAGCATTAAGCGCTTGTCATCTTCCCAAGGGCAAG AATGATGCCATCAACCCAGAGGACTTCCCTGAGACTGTGTATAAAACTTTCCTCATGAATCTCTGTCCACGGCCTGAGATTGATGAGATATTTACCTCACA ccatttaaaagcaaagccctACATGACCAAAGAGCACTTGGCAAAGTTTATCAACAAGAAGCAGCGAGACTCTCGCCTCAATGACATCCTTTTCCCACCAGCCAAACCTGAGCAGGTGCAGAGCCTGATAGAGAAGTATGAGCCCAGTGGGATTAACATCCAGAGAG gGCAGTTGTCTCCAGAGGGGATGGTCTGGTTTCTCTGTGGCCCTGAGAACAATGTGATAGCACTGGACAAATTGGTGCTGTACCAGGACATGACCCAGCCACTCTCACACTACTTCATCAATTCATCACACAACACGTATTTAACAG ccGGTCAGTTTTCTGGTATCTCGTCTCCTGAAATGTATCGCCAGACACTGCTGGCTGGCTGCCGCTGCGTGGAGCTGGACTGCTGGAAGGGCCGTCCCCCAGATGAGGAGCCGATCATCACTCACGGGTTCACCATGACAACCGAGATCCTCTTCAAG GATGCCATTGAGGCCATTGCAGAAAGTGCTTTTAAGACGTCTCTCTACCCTGTCATCTTGTCCTTTGAGAACCATGTGGACTC GCCCAAGCAGCAGGCGAAGATGGCTGAGTATTGCCGAACCATATTTGGAGATATGCTGCTGACAGAGCCGCTGGAAAAATACCCA CTGAAGCCAGGAGCTCCTTTGCCAAGTCCGAAGGATCTCTTAGGGAAAATCTTgattaagaacaaaaagaagcaaTCTATATCTGGGAAGAGACAGAACTCTCTGAAGAAAGGGAGGAACGTGGAACCAGAAATCATCGAGCAGCCAGTGCCAATGGATGCTGAAGATACTG tctCAAGGCTGTCACCTCTTGGGCTCAGGGAACCTATGGTAGAACACTGGATTTTCAGTCCCTGTCATGGTAGGAGCACATGA